The Carassius carassius chromosome 2, fCarCar2.1, whole genome shotgun sequence genome has a segment encoding these proteins:
- the LOC132099967 gene encoding uncharacterized protein LOC132099967 codes for MSFTATPGHHGPWVHPQRRTRAGSRATTSPPPAFDISIRNRFAPLRETGRDAVIIGDSIVRHVSATLAEGKVHTHCLPGARVLDVSAQIPAILKADESPRAVVLHAGVNDTKLQQTETLKRDFSSLIETVRSTTPAATIVVSGPLPTYRRGHERFSRLFALNEWLLSWCKEQKLLFVNNWNLFWERPRLFRADGLHPSRIGAELLSDNISRTLRSM; via the coding sequence atgtccttcactgcgacgccgggacaccacggaccctgggtgcatccacagcggaggacacgagccgggtcccgggcgacgacttctccccctcctgccttcgacatctccatccggaaccgcttcgctcccctccgcgagacaggacgcgacgctgtgatcatcggagactccatcgtccgacacgtaagtgctacgttagccgaaggtaaagtgcacactcattgtttgcctggtgctcgtgttctcgatgtttctgcgcagatacccgcgatcctgaaggccgacgagagccccagagcggtcgtgcttcatgccggggttaacgacaccaagctgcagcagacggagacgctgaagagggacttcagcagcctgatcgagacggttcgcagcacgacgcccgcggcgacgatcgtcgtgtcaggaccactgcccacgtatcgacgaggacacgaaaggttcagtagactttttgctttaaatgaatggttgttgtcatggtgtaaagaacagaaactgctatttgttaataactggaatcttttctgggagcgtcctaggctgtttcgcgctgatggattacaccccagcagaatcggagcggagctgctctctgacaacatctccaggacacttcgctccatgtga